TCCATACTTATTGCCCTCATTATGAGGTATCCGTACCGCAAGCACGAATAGACACGGCACAAGATACGCGAGAAGCGCAAGCAAAGGAAGCAGCCGCATCTTGCGAAGGGAAATTCGTGTATTCAGAGTCTCGGCGCAACATCAACGGAGTCAAGAGTAGCCTGCCCTGAAACCAGTCCCGGGTCTCAAAAATCTGCAGAAAGTCTCGTCGCAATTTCTACTCACACATTATTTCATGTACATCGGACGGTCAAGTATGAGCAGCGAGTTTTAACtattgagaaggaatggaaacaCGCAATAGAGAACAGGGAACGTGGTTAGGGTAGTAGAAGAACAGGCAGGTCTTGTGGGCCCTGGTCGGTTTGTCTCCACTATGTATATTCTATCGTATGCATGTAGTATGGATGCATGAAAACCGAAAAGGACCTCTTAGATCCTGGTACCCGGGAACTCCGTAGCCCGTAGGTAGCGATGTTAGCGCACATAAGTAAAGGTCCAAGCAAGCCATATTACGAAATAGACCAAACGGATGAACGGCGCAGGACGGCCCACTcatcaaaagcaaaaaagatAGCAGTTACGTGCGTGGAAAATTGAGTTATCTAATAGGGATCGGCAATTGAGTTCGCGATGGCGACGACAGCTGAACGACTATATCGGATTAGGGATAAGCTCGCAGACCGTGGGCACCACCCAAGGAACTAAACTAAAGAGACTTCAGGGAGATCCACGATGGCGTCCGATAGACCGGACTAAAATCTGTAAGGAGAATTATCGCGTCGAAAGGCTGAATGTTGATCGGAATATTGTTCAGTGCTCTTTGAGATGAGCATTAGCAATAGCATAGTGTCGGGGGAGCGTTGAAAATCACACGCACAGGCTAAGCCAATTTGCAATCAGACGGAATCGCAGTCTGACGTGGCACGTTCATCCCGAGCTGACATCCATGATTCAGCGAAAACGATATAGGATTGAGTAAAAGAGTAGTAGTGTACTCTCGTGAAGGCCTCGCCAGCTATGGCCTCTAGTCGTGCTTACTAGTTCGCTAAGTGTTGACTAAGTTGTCGTAGACCTTCCAAGTTTCGGGGCCGTCATTGCGCTAGCAGCACTAGCAACCCTCACAATGAGTTTAGGGCGTGTGATCGGCTGCAGGAGGCGATAGGTCTAATTTCTCCCGCGAACTTCTCTTCGGCCTATCATCCTCCACGATCAAAACACAATGGCCTTGATCACAAGGCACCGCTCGCTCAATGGAGGACGGAAGCCACACTAATTTCCGAGCTAGAGTCCTTCTCCAGGAACCATGCTCATCTTCGGGTCAGAGATCTGGTTATACACAACTTACTTTAGGCAGATGCATACTTAGTCAGGAGTAAGACCCAGGATATGTGGTCGCTTAGTTAACCGAACACCGGTTCCTCCGGCATGGCGGGCCCCTCAGCATGCTCTCGTTTCTGTCAATCCAACCCATGAAGTCGGAAATTTATTTCAGAACCTGCTAGTCGCAATCCCCCAAAGCATCTTTTCAATAATGGGATGCACGGTCGCAATGCGGTGAACATATCACGACAAGagtaaaaatgaaaaaatgACCTGGAGACCACTCTTCCAAGGTTTGAGTTAAAAAGACGAGAGCTTACTGTCACGGTCAATGCCAGAAATTGATATCTCACACGTCATTAATGCATGAACACCAATGAATCCTTGACCGCACAGTTAACGATGCGATCAGTAGCATATTTTCTGTGGTAAAAAAGTTTATTGTGGTTGATATATGCATGCATGTCCCGAGAGTCATGGCGAAAATGGCAACTGTCAGCTCACTCCAGGGTTTCCCACGAGCGAATGGGAGGTAAAGGTGTATCTCGGTCACCAATCTCTGTATTACAGAGTGTCATGGTATCACTTTTATCTAGTTTCTCTTTCAAGTCGAAGATGGTCGTTTCTTGGGTGGGTGAGAAACGGAGAGGCATCCCATGAATAAGTACAAGAAGACATCCATGAACATAGCACGAAGTAGAGGAGGAAGTAGTTAAGGTAAATAGACGATGGAAGGATGGAACCCAAGGGCTCACCCAATGATCGCCCATAATCATCACGTGAGACTCCACAGGGCATTCCAAATCGCGCAGGCAAAGCAACGTAATGACAGTTAAACCTCTGGGAGAAGCAGTTGACATTTGACTTCCATTTTTTAAATTCTTGACTCTCACCGACCCTTATCCCTAATACTTGCTCAAAGGCTAAGATTCCGAACACCAGCCATACCATGTCTGCCTTCGCCTCATCCCTGCGCCCAATGATGCGCACCGCCACCGGCGGAGCTCTCTCCGCGCGttccttcagctcctcctcatcgCGCTCAGTAGCTCGTATGATCATCACCGGCCGTCTGGCGGCCGCTCCGGAGCTGCAGGCCACCTCATCCGGTCAAGATGTTATCAGATACACCGTTGCTACCTCGACCGGGGCGCGCGAAAACCGACAGACAAGCTGGTTTAAGGTCGCAAGCTTCGACCAGGGTGCTCAGCGCGATTACGTGCTTGGTTTGCAGAAGGGGTAAGTATCGACCTTATTCTCTCATGCCGCGCATATCGATTTATATTTGGGTGCTGTTATATGTTTGAGTGCAATGCATGCCCAGGAAAGGTGTGAAGGTGTGGTGCTAACTTTGATATGTTTTTCTCACTCGCTAGAACCCTTGTTTACCTCGAAGGAAGCGCCAGCCTGCGGGACTGGGAAGATTCTGAGGGCAAGAAGCAGACCACCCTGAACATTGTTCAACGTAAGATTACCGCGGAAGACGAACTCAATGTGTCGGATTACGCTAACCTCCGAGTTACTATTCAGGGAACCTCGAGGTCCTCAAGCGCCCGCACAACTCTAACGAAACTGAGTCTGCCTAAGCTTCGTCCGCCGAACAAAAGCCTGCACAAGGAGAAATACATATTAGCTTGATGGGCGGGTATCCAGAGATTAGAGGCTTTCTGTGATCCCTTGTAGGTTTTATCGGTGAACGTGAATTGGCCATTATGTGTTCTAATTGTATTTTGGATCATACGGCTTCTGTATTGTAGTTGTTGTACAAGTATACCCTTGAATACTAGCGCTCTTTTAGCATACTGCTTCGTGGCTCTCATGGGACAAGCTTAAAATGAATCTGACGCGTCCGATGCGTTGATCGACCTGCTTAATGGTGTGCATGCTAGTCATGCTACTTATTACCTGTAGCATATCACATACCAGATCAGTTTATTAATTCATAAAGAGTTTCGGTTACATCTTGGATGGTGATTAGATCTAGCATGCTGAGATATCTAACTATTGGAGAACAGAAGCAATAGACTCATCGCTGACCTAACAACCGGCTTCTCCGTTGGAGGTCATACGTTAAGGACTTAATGCAACATCAGCCACACATCGGAcgggaagaaaaagtaagGCAACTAGAATAGAACGTGAAGCACTCCCAATAAACGAGCTGGTACGAAAAGTAAGAGACCCTTAGAATCCCGGGGTGCAGGTACATCACCTGGATGGGTCAGTTAGGTAAACGACCTGTCTCAGGAACATTGCACTACCTCATTTTCGTAATTCGCTCTCCTGGCTGATGTCGCGTTTCACTCGGATAAAGGCTTCCCTTCCAGGCATATAGGTAAGATCACTACTCCCCCGGCTTTGGCTGGAGCCCGCCCATGCATTAGCGGAAACTGTATTTGACGGAGTAGAAAGGTTAGGACGGGACAGGATTCTCTCGCCACTAGAAGTAGATGAGCGGTGAAGTGGACGGTGCAAAAATGACCAAGGATGCTTGAGCCACGACATGTTTTGTCCTCGCTGGGGTTTCGGCGAAGAGGCTCTGCCCTTCTCGATGTCATCCGAGCTCCTGTCGATACTATTCGCAGTAGCAGGGTTCTCTGCACAAGTTCTACTACCACAGTCAGCATGTGACTCGTTAGAGCTAGTGCAGCTGATCCTTACTCTGCTGTAGAAGTCCATGCTTTATGAAAGAGTAATCCAAATCGGCTGTTCGAGAAACCTGAAGTGTTCGAGCGAGATGCATCTGATGAAGAGTCCTGGGTTCTGACGAAGCAGCGATCCAGGCGCAACAAGCGGAGGTATGAGCCATACATCCTAGAAGCGTCTCGGCCGCaaccgaagaggatgaataACATGAACCCAGAGGCAATTGGAAACCAGCGatcgaagaaggcatcaCCGCCGGAAGGTATCTTCTGGATCTTATTCCAATGTGGTCCATGTGCCACCCTCCATGAGTAAGCGTGCCACGGCAGCGAAAGCTCTATGTTCTTGTAGACAACGTAGGTCTGGACTGGCAAAATAGCCAGGAGCAcaatgaaggaaaggaggaataGCCGCATAAATCTAGACTTGTTCAAGTTGCTGTTTGATGCTTGTAGGATGTCT
This DNA window, taken from Aspergillus flavus chromosome 5, complete sequence, encodes the following:
- a CDS encoding pheromone A receptor-domain-containing protein: MSAPSTTPYAQAVIIPSFSILCMLLTIPPLILHWKNRNLPVVSLICWLLCLNLFNIINAFIWPSDDMDNWWNGAGLCDVEVKVMIASYVAVPGNLLCIFRTLASMIDTRRAMLVPSKQQRWWNIGIDMLFCVIVPVVAIATHIVYQASRYILVGISGCVNSFDESWVSLILAWIWPLVICLIAGYYCSLVVYRLHRYRNQFGDILQASNSNLNKSRFMRLFLLSFIVLLAILPVQTYVVYKNIELSLPWHAYSWRVAHGPHWNKIQKIPSGGDAFFDRWFPIASGFMLFILFGCGRDASRMYGSYLRLLRLDRCFVRTQDSSSDASRSNTSGFSNSRFGLLFHKAWTSTAETCAENPATANSIDRSSDDIEKGRASSPKPQRGQNMSWLKHPWSFLHRPLHRSSTSSGERILSRPNLSTPSNTVSANAWAGSSQSRGSSDLTYMPGREAFIRVKRDISQESELRK